Proteins found in one Apostichopus japonicus isolate 1M-3 chromosome 16, ASM3797524v1, whole genome shotgun sequence genomic segment:
- the LOC139982460 gene encoding uncharacterized protein isoform X2 — MDPVVNSQLKGLDTSSSDSLPSTILLEPWGEEDILQSPQSASSLSFSDDSTELPPLKRQKFVLPASSTLSTAATTPSAAPLTLTQPPSAPTCNVPCSSTPLQGNPSPESASLPPFQKARFDVPEILKLKPQGCGVIKAINRNHTLSSTNKKYIANMCTSHLIDLCGYSPSSAMKEAMAQAIVTAFPCLKDPEGKGYETWYIKGSRKRSAKGALEDHLRYRRRKEKVDDESTVAHTLNDHKDPDEEVEGPTATYGDVEKMQALTEWLKHNNGPAMKVRTTMKETTWYRRKFIKPNKKNEKVPNVAEILEKFPHLTERGMIEQDYEELFGAKGNMLYQKWPVVSAFILSYANSMCPKWKTILEVHLSKEQDFTQDERMCLAFCILPLLFEGRKSAKGGRASSKETMDCFIDFQKEGVNLEQYLTQFDGRTQPFVLILGGTYCQPQQLFVIIERKAMVVDTLIAAIDLCYKAYQVLDLCYPPQAMGVWNALDTLIYDIKVPIEPGSIRAFRAYYHFKSSM; from the exons ATGGACCCAGTAGTTAACTCTCAACTTAAGGGACTTGATACAAGTTCATCAGACTCCCTTCCATCTACTATATTGCTTGAGCCCTGGGGGGAGGAGGATATCCTGCAATCACCCCAAAGTGCCTCAAGTCTATCATTTTCTGATGACTCAACTGAATTACCACCCTTAAAAAGACAGAAGTTTGTGCTACCAGCTTCCTCAACTTTAAGTACTGCTGCAACAACACCATCAGCTGCTCCTTTGACCTTAACACAACCACCATCAGCACCTACCTGCAATGTACCATGTTCCTCAACACCCTTACAAGGAAATCCATCTCCAGAGTCTGCTTCGCTACCACCTTTCCAAAAAGCAAGATTT GATGTCCCGGAAATCTTGAAACTGAAACCTCAAGGCTGTGGGGTCATCAAAGCTATCAATAGGAACCACACACTGAGTAGCACAAATAAAAAGTACATTGCTAACATGTGTACATCTCATTTGATTGATCTGTGTGGATACAG CCCTAGCTCTGCCATGAAAGAGGCGATGGCACAGGCAATAGTGACAGCATTTCCTTGCCTGAAAGATCCAGAGGGTAAAGGATAT GAAACATGGTATATTAAAGGATCAAGAAAAAGATCTGCTAAAGGAGCATTGGAGGACCATTTGAGATACAGAAGACGTAAGGAGAAAGTTGATGATGAAAGCACAGTGGCCCATACTTTAAATGATCATAAAGATCCAGATGAAGAAGTAGAAGGACCAACTGCAACCTATGGTG ATGTGGAAAAAATGCAAGCCTTGACAGAATGGCTGAAACACAATAATGGACCAGCAATGAAAGTCCGGACTACAATGAAGGAAACTACCTGGTACAGGAGAAAATTTATCAAGCCcaacaagaaaaatgaaaaagtgccAAATGTAGCTGAAATCTTGGAAAAGTTTCCACACCTTACTGAAAGAGGAATG ATTGAACAGGACTATGAGGAATTGTTTGGTGCAAAGGGTAACATGTTGTATCAGAAATGGCCTGTAGTATCTGCATTCATTTTGTCCTATGCAAATAGTATGTGCCCCAAATGGAAAACGATTCTAGAAGTACATTTGTCAAAGGAGCAAGATTTTACCCAGG ATGAACGGATGTGTTTGGCATTTTGTATCTTGCCATTGCTATTTGAAGGAAGGAAGAGTGCAAAAGGAGGGCGAGCTTCCAGCAAGGAAACAATGGACTGTTTTATAGATTTTCAGAAG GAGGGTGTAAACTTAGAGCAATACTTGACTCAATTTGATGGACGTACACAGCCATTCGTTTTGATCTTGGGAGGCACCTACTGCCAGCCACAGCAGCTCTTCGTCATCATTGAGCGAAAGGCAATGGTAGTAGACACACTCATTGCAGCAATTGACCTCTGCTACAAGGCTTACCAGGTTTTAGACCTCTGCTATCCACCTCAGGCTATGGGGGTATGGAATGCTTTGGACACTCTCATTTATGATATTAAAGTACCTATTGAACCAGGGTCTATCAGGGCATTCAGGGCATACTATCATTTCAAGTCAAGTATGTAA
- the LOC139982460 gene encoding uncharacterized protein isoform X1 has protein sequence MCKHAFIPRRCLQNDNTMEAKSSIVVSQFLENIGLEELKPQFEAHRIDDEAFELLDDESITQIIPKLGLRLVFKHHFNLRCNSLLPMDPVVNSQLKGLDTSSSDSLPSTILLEPWGEEDILQSPQSASSLSFSDDSTELPPLKRQKFVLPASSTLSTAATTPSAAPLTLTQPPSAPTCNVPCSSTPLQGNPSPESASLPPFQKARFDVPEILKLKPQGCGVIKAINRNHTLSSTNKKYIANMCTSHLIDLCGYSPSSAMKEAMAQAIVTAFPCLKDPEGKGYETWYIKGSRKRSAKGALEDHLRYRRRKEKVDDESTVAHTLNDHKDPDEEVEGPTATYGDVEKMQALTEWLKHNNGPAMKVRTTMKETTWYRRKFIKPNKKNEKVPNVAEILEKFPHLTERGMIEQDYEELFGAKGNMLYQKWPVVSAFILSYANSMCPKWKTILEVHLSKEQDFTQDERMCLAFCILPLLFEGRKSAKGGRASSKETMDCFIDFQKEGVNLEQYLTQFDGRTQPFVLILGGTYCQPQQLFVIIERKAMVVDTLIAAIDLCYKAYQVLDLCYPPQAMGVWNALDTLIYDIKVPIEPGSIRAFRAYYHFKSSM, from the exons CTCACAGGATTGATGATGAAGCATTTGAGCTACTGGATGATGAGAGTATAACACAGATAATCCCCAAACTCGGTCTTCGTTTAGTGTTTAAACATCACTTCAACCTAAGGTGCAACTCTCTT TTGCCAATGGACCCAGTAGTTAACTCTCAACTTAAGGGACTTGATACAAGTTCATCAGACTCCCTTCCATCTACTATATTGCTTGAGCCCTGGGGGGAGGAGGATATCCTGCAATCACCCCAAAGTGCCTCAAGTCTATCATTTTCTGATGACTCAACTGAATTACCACCCTTAAAAAGACAGAAGTTTGTGCTACCAGCTTCCTCAACTTTAAGTACTGCTGCAACAACACCATCAGCTGCTCCTTTGACCTTAACACAACCACCATCAGCACCTACCTGCAATGTACCATGTTCCTCAACACCCTTACAAGGAAATCCATCTCCAGAGTCTGCTTCGCTACCACCTTTCCAAAAAGCAAGATTT GATGTCCCGGAAATCTTGAAACTGAAACCTCAAGGCTGTGGGGTCATCAAAGCTATCAATAGGAACCACACACTGAGTAGCACAAATAAAAAGTACATTGCTAACATGTGTACATCTCATTTGATTGATCTGTGTGGATACAG CCCTAGCTCTGCCATGAAAGAGGCGATGGCACAGGCAATAGTGACAGCATTTCCTTGCCTGAAAGATCCAGAGGGTAAAGGATAT GAAACATGGTATATTAAAGGATCAAGAAAAAGATCTGCTAAAGGAGCATTGGAGGACCATTTGAGATACAGAAGACGTAAGGAGAAAGTTGATGATGAAAGCACAGTGGCCCATACTTTAAATGATCATAAAGATCCAGATGAAGAAGTAGAAGGACCAACTGCAACCTATGGTG ATGTGGAAAAAATGCAAGCCTTGACAGAATGGCTGAAACACAATAATGGACCAGCAATGAAAGTCCGGACTACAATGAAGGAAACTACCTGGTACAGGAGAAAATTTATCAAGCCcaacaagaaaaatgaaaaagtgccAAATGTAGCTGAAATCTTGGAAAAGTTTCCACACCTTACTGAAAGAGGAATG ATTGAACAGGACTATGAGGAATTGTTTGGTGCAAAGGGTAACATGTTGTATCAGAAATGGCCTGTAGTATCTGCATTCATTTTGTCCTATGCAAATAGTATGTGCCCCAAATGGAAAACGATTCTAGAAGTACATTTGTCAAAGGAGCAAGATTTTACCCAGG ATGAACGGATGTGTTTGGCATTTTGTATCTTGCCATTGCTATTTGAAGGAAGGAAGAGTGCAAAAGGAGGGCGAGCTTCCAGCAAGGAAACAATGGACTGTTTTATAGATTTTCAGAAG GAGGGTGTAAACTTAGAGCAATACTTGACTCAATTTGATGGACGTACACAGCCATTCGTTTTGATCTTGGGAGGCACCTACTGCCAGCCACAGCAGCTCTTCGTCATCATTGAGCGAAAGGCAATGGTAGTAGACACACTCATTGCAGCAATTGACCTCTGCTACAAGGCTTACCAGGTTTTAGACCTCTGCTATCCACCTCAGGCTATGGGGGTATGGAATGCTTTGGACACTCTCATTTATGATATTAAAGTACCTATTGAACCAGGGTCTATCAGGGCATTCAGGGCATACTATCATTTCAAGTCAAGTATGTAA